A section of the Saliniramus fredricksonii genome encodes:
- the hutU gene encoding urocanate hydratase → MTDPRHNIRDVFPPTGPEISAKSWLTEAPLRMLMNNLHPDVAENPHELVVYGGIGRAARTWEDFDAIVAALRKLDEDQTLLVQSGKPVGVFRTHKDAPRVLIANSNLVPHWATWAHFNELDRKGLAMYGQMTAGSWIYIGTQGIVQGTYETFAEAGRQHYGGDLAGRWILTAGLGGMGGAQPLAAVMAGACCLAVECDETRADFRIRTRYCDEKTHSLDEALAMIARWTRAGEAKSVALIGNAAEIFPELVRRMRDGGPRPDMVTDQTSAHDPIHGYLPIGWSVADWRAKQESDPAAVEAAARASMKAHVAAMVDFWNEGVPTLDYGNNIRQVAKEEGLENAFAFPGFVPAYIRPLFCRGVGPFRWCALSGDPEDIYKTDAKMKELFPENEHLHRWLDMARERIAFQGLPARIMWIGLGDRHRAGLAINEMVRNGELKAPVVIGRDHLDSGSVASPNRETESMLDGSDAVSDWPLLNALLNCASGATWVSLHHGGGVGMGFSQHSGMVICCDGSHDADRRIANVLWNDPATGVMRHADAGYEIARDCAREHGLDLPGILKD, encoded by the coding sequence ATGACCGATCCGCGCCACAATATCCGCGATGTCTTCCCGCCCACCGGCCCCGAGATCAGCGCGAAGAGCTGGCTCACGGAAGCACCTCTGCGGATGCTGATGAACAACCTGCATCCCGATGTCGCCGAGAACCCGCACGAACTCGTCGTCTATGGCGGGATCGGGCGCGCCGCCCGCACCTGGGAGGATTTCGACGCCATCGTCGCCGCCCTGCGCAAGCTCGACGAGGATCAGACCCTTCTGGTGCAATCGGGCAAGCCGGTGGGCGTATTCCGCACCCACAAGGACGCGCCGCGCGTGCTGATCGCCAATTCCAACCTGGTGCCGCACTGGGCGACCTGGGCCCATTTCAACGAGCTCGACCGCAAGGGTCTCGCCATGTACGGCCAGATGACGGCGGGCTCCTGGATCTATATCGGCACGCAGGGCATCGTGCAGGGCACCTACGAGACCTTCGCCGAAGCCGGGCGCCAGCATTACGGCGGTGACCTCGCGGGCCGCTGGATCCTTACCGCCGGGCTCGGCGGCATGGGCGGCGCCCAGCCGCTCGCCGCCGTGATGGCCGGGGCCTGCTGCCTCGCCGTGGAATGCGACGAGACCCGGGCGGATTTCCGCATCCGCACCCGCTATTGCGACGAGAAGACCCACAGCCTCGACGAGGCGCTGGCGATGATCGCGCGCTGGACCAGAGCCGGCGAGGCGAAATCCGTGGCGCTGATCGGCAATGCGGCCGAGATCTTCCCCGAACTCGTGCGCCGCATGCGCGACGGCGGGCCGCGCCCGGACATGGTCACCGACCAGACCTCGGCGCATGATCCGATCCACGGCTATCTGCCGATCGGCTGGAGCGTGGCCGACTGGCGCGCGAAGCAGGAGAGCGATCCGGCTGCCGTCGAGGCGGCGGCGCGCGCGAGCATGAAGGCGCATGTCGCGGCCATGGTCGATTTCTGGAACGAGGGCGTGCCCACACTCGATTATGGCAACAATATCCGCCAGGTGGCGAAGGAAGAGGGGCTTGAAAACGCCTTCGCCTTCCCCGGCTTCGTGCCGGCCTATATCCGTCCGCTCTTCTGCCGTGGCGTCGGCCCGTTCCGCTGGTGTGCGCTCTCGGGCGACCCGGAGGATATCTACAAGACCGATGCGAAGATGAAGGAGCTCTTCCCCGAGAACGAACATCTGCATCGCTGGCTCGACATGGCCCGCGAGCGCATCGCCTTCCAGGGGCTGCCGGCCCGGATCATGTGGATCGGGCTCGGCGACCGGCACCGGGCGGGGCTCGCCATCAACGAGATGGTGCGCAACGGCGAATTGAAGGCGCCCGTGGTGATCGGGCGCGATCACCTCGATTCCGGCTCCGTCGCCTCGCCCAACCGCGAGACGGAATCCATGCTGGACGGCTCGGATGCTGTGAGCGACTGGCCGCTACTCAATGCGCTGCTCAACTGCGCTTCGGGCGCGACCTGGGTGAGCCTGCATCACGGCGGCGGGGTCGGCATGGGCTTCAGCCAGCATTCGGGCATGGTGATCTGCTGCGACGGCTCCCACGATGCCGACAGGCGCATCGCCAATGTGCTGTGGAACGACCCCGCCACCGGCGTCATGCGCCACGCCGATGCGGGCTACGAGATCGCGCGCGACTGCGCCCGCGAGCACGGGCTCGACCTGCCCGGCATCCTGAAGGACTGA
- a CDS encoding formimidoylglutamate deiminase: MSAPDAQHTLLFAEQALLDTGWARDVLIAIGADGRIARVEAGAAPAGARHAILLPAPANLHSHAFQRAMAGLTEKRGPDPRDTFWTWRQLMFCFLDRLTPDDVEAIAAFVQMQMLEAGYACNVEFHYLHHQPGGVPYDDLAEMSARIAAAAQTSGIGLTLLPVLYQQGGCDGRPLGPGQIRFGNDLDRFARLVEGARKALSALPADTRLGLAPHSLRAVTPEALSALPGLDDGPVHMHLAEQVGEVEEVLAHHGARPVRHLLATMPVDQRWCLIHCTQMEPDETRALAATGAVAGLCPITESSLGDGIFDGVRWLGAGGRFGIGSDSNIRISLSEELRTLEYTQRLRDRSRAALARPDASTGRVLFEGALRGGAQAAGRNSGTIAPGALADLTALDGEAVDLAGKGGDTLLDAFIFAGDDHMVRDVWSAGRHLVQAGQHVARAAITRRYGQTMRRLGDAI, translated from the coding sequence ATGTCGGCTCCCGATGCGCAACACACCCTGCTCTTCGCCGAACAGGCGCTGCTCGATACGGGCTGGGCCCGCGACGTTCTGATCGCAATCGGCGCCGATGGCCGGATCGCGCGTGTCGAGGCGGGCGCCGCCCCCGCAGGCGCGCGGCACGCGATCCTCCTGCCCGCGCCGGCCAACCTGCATTCGCATGCCTTCCAGCGCGCCATGGCCGGGCTGACCGAGAAGCGCGGGCCCGATCCGCGCGATACGTTCTGGACCTGGCGGCAGCTGATGTTTTGCTTTCTCGACAGGCTCACACCGGATGATGTCGAGGCGATCGCCGCCTTCGTGCAGATGCAGATGCTGGAGGCGGGCTATGCCTGCAACGTCGAATTTCACTATCTGCATCACCAGCCGGGCGGGGTGCCTTACGATGATCTGGCGGAGATGTCGGCGCGCATCGCCGCCGCCGCGCAGACCAGCGGGATCGGACTGACCCTTCTGCCGGTGCTCTACCAGCAGGGCGGCTGTGACGGGCGCCCGCTCGGGCCGGGGCAGATCCGCTTCGGCAATGATCTCGACCGTTTCGCCCGCCTCGTCGAAGGCGCGCGCAAGGCGCTGTCGGCGCTTCCCGCCGATACGCGCCTCGGTCTCGCGCCGCACAGCCTGCGCGCGGTGACGCCGGAAGCGCTGTCCGCCCTGCCCGGCCTGGATGACGGGCCGGTGCACATGCATCTGGCCGAGCAGGTCGGCGAGGTCGAGGAGGTGCTCGCCCATCACGGCGCACGGCCCGTGCGACATCTTCTCGCGACGATGCCCGTCGATCAACGCTGGTGCCTGATCCATTGCACGCAGATGGAGCCGGACGAGACCCGGGCGCTGGCTGCGACCGGGGCCGTGGCGGGGCTCTGCCCGATCACCGAATCCTCACTGGGTGACGGCATCTTCGACGGCGTGCGCTGGCTCGGCGCCGGCGGGCGTTTCGGAATCGGCTCTGACAGCAATATCCGCATCAGCCTCAGCGAGGAATTGCGCACGCTGGAATATACGCAGCGCCTGCGCGACCGCTCCCGCGCCGCGCTCGCCCGCCCCGACGCCTCCACCGGACGGGTGCTGTTCGAGGGTGCGTTGCGCGGCGGTGCGCAGGCGGCGGGGCGCAACAGCGGGACGATCGCGCCGGGTGCCCTCGCCGATCTGACGGCGCTCGACGGCGAGGCTGTCGATCTCGCGGGCAAGGGCGGCGACACGCTGCTCGACGCTTTCATCTTTGCCGGCGACGATCATATGGTCCGCGACGTCTGGTCCGCAGGGCGGCATCTGGTACAAGCGGGACAACATGTGGCGCGCGCGGCAATCACGCGGCGTTACGGACAGACCATGCGGCGGCTCGGTGATGCGATCTGA
- a CDS encoding TRAP transporter permease, with the protein MSEKTLMFAEERGIPADSPLAGSLAVVSLRAWIILALALTSVGFHLYLVFSGLIPALVTRPVHLILALPWIFLIAPANNRFERWSGPVFVALGLFCAGYIVWNHATLTRQYGSLSTPVQFFVAIGLILVVLEMARRAIKWVLPLVALMVLLYGYFGEYIPGHFGHSGLPDAYFFGTLIITEGGLWSSLTGISAETIAPFIILGALISAGTAGTGFMSLATQIAGRLRAGAAKIAVVSSALYGSISGVAAANTASTGMVTIPAMIRLGYPRTLAGATEAVASTGGQIMPPLMGAGIFVMAELLRIPYVEIMLAATLPALLFFATTWVAIHQYAIKYDLKGLRRDELPGWLFVSRTVPFFLVPFLILVYVLAFTSYTAPYAAFYAAAAMFLALAIDSTGAFRLRRWAARIWSASEDAAAQVANIAAIIICASLIVGVFNMTGLGIKITALILSASGDSLWVALILTGVAALVLGMELPTTAAYLICVSVAGPALVELGLPELYAHLFVFWYALLCTITPPVCGNVFIAAGIARAPWFATALRSMSVGLGLFIVPMAFVANPSLLQLADAPALAILALVKILAGLTLISAGVVGTVRGWPLRIAALAAGFGVIFAFGV; encoded by the coding sequence ATGTCCGAAAAGACGCTCATGTTCGCCGAGGAGCGCGGCATCCCGGCGGATTCGCCGCTTGCCGGTTCGCTCGCGGTCGTTTCGCTGCGTGCCTGGATCATTCTGGCGCTGGCCCTGACCAGTGTCGGCTTCCACCTCTATCTCGTCTTTTCCGGGCTCATTCCCGCGCTGGTGACCCGTCCGGTCCACCTGATCCTGGCGCTGCCCTGGATCTTCCTGATCGCGCCGGCGAATAACCGTTTCGAGCGCTGGTCGGGGCCGGTCTTCGTCGCGCTGGGCCTGTTCTGCGCGGGCTATATCGTGTGGAACCACGCCACGCTGACGCGGCAATACGGCTCGCTGTCCACGCCGGTGCAGTTCTTCGTCGCCATCGGGCTGATCCTCGTGGTGCTGGAAATGGCGCGCCGCGCGATCAAATGGGTGCTTCCGCTCGTGGCCCTCATGGTGCTGCTCTACGGCTATTTCGGTGAATACATCCCCGGCCATTTCGGCCATTCCGGCCTGCCGGACGCCTATTTCTTCGGAACCCTGATCATCACCGAGGGTGGGCTCTGGTCCAGCCTGACGGGGATCTCGGCGGAGACGATCGCCCCCTTCATCATTCTCGGCGCGCTGATTTCCGCCGGCACGGCCGGGACCGGCTTCATGTCGCTGGCGACGCAGATCGCCGGGCGCCTGCGCGCCGGCGCGGCGAAGATCGCCGTGGTCTCCTCAGCGCTCTACGGCTCGATCTCCGGCGTGGCGGCGGCCAATACCGCATCGACGGGCATGGTCACCATCCCCGCCATGATCCGGCTCGGCTATCCGCGCACGCTTGCCGGAGCGACCGAGGCGGTGGCCTCCACAGGCGGGCAGATCATGCCGCCCCTGATGGGGGCGGGCATTTTCGTGATGGCGGAATTGCTGCGCATTCCCTATGTCGAGATCATGCTGGCGGCGACGCTGCCGGCCTTGCTGTTCTTCGCCACGACCTGGGTCGCCATCCATCAATACGCGATCAAGTACGATCTCAAGGGCCTGCGACGGGACGAATTGCCGGGCTGGCTCTTCGTCTCGCGGACGGTGCCCTTCTTCCTGGTTCCGTTTCTCATCCTGGTCTACGTCCTCGCCTTCACTTCCTATACCGCACCCTACGCCGCCTTCTACGCGGCGGCGGCGATGTTCCTGGCTCTCGCCATCGATTCGACCGGTGCCTTCCGGCTGCGGCGCTGGGCGGCGCGGATCTGGTCGGCGAGCGAGGACGCGGCGGCGCAGGTGGCCAATATCGCCGCGATCATCATCTGTGCCTCCTTGATCGTGGGCGTGTTCAACATGACCGGGCTCGGCATCAAGATCACCGCGCTGATCCTCTCGGCTTCGGGTGATTCCCTGTGGGTGGCGCTGATCCTCACCGGTGTCGCCGCCCTCGTCCTCGGCATGGAACTGCCCACCACCGCGGCCTATCTGATCTGCGTCTCCGTCGCCGGCCCCGCTCTCGTGGAACTCGGCCTGCCCGAGCTCTATGCGCATCTGTTCGTCTTCTGGTACGCGCTCCTGTGCACGATCACACCGCCCGTTTGCGGCAACGTCTTCATCGCCGCAGGCATTGCGCGCGCGCCCTGGTTCGCGACCGCCCTGCGCTCGATGTCGGTGGGGCTCGGACTGTTCATCGTGCCGATGGCCTTCGTCGCCAATCCCTCGCTGCTGCAGCTCGCCGATGCGCCGGCCCTGGCCATCCTGGCCCTGGTCAAGATCCTCGCCGGGCTGACGCTGATCAGCGCCGGTGTGGTCGGGACGGTCAGGGGCTGGCCGCTGCGGATCGCGGCGCTGGCCGCCGGTTTCGGCGTGATCTTTGCCTTCGGTGTGTGA
- a CDS encoding alpha-2-macroglobulin family protein, producing MRTLLRPTGSGRALQIVVWPIIFPVSRYPPDGMMRQHGSAARVPESRAAIPRRRAQNTRYVVVLRFVEENRWPSQVVMAGLLPAGFEIEDPRLEGSADIDRFDWFDDVDAAHVAFRDDRFTAGFTRDAQRPRARAADMSDASAASAAMPLRSPS from the coding sequence ATGCGCACCCTGCTCAGACCGACGGGGTCAGGCCGGGCGCTCCAGATCGTTGTCTGGCCCATCATTTTTCCCGTCAGCCGGTATCCACCTGACGGCATGATGCGCCAGCACGGGTCGGCGGCGCGGGTTCCGGAATCACGCGCCGCTATTCCACGCCGGAGGGCACAGAATACGCGTTACGTCGTGGTGCTGCGCTTCGTCGAGGAAAACCGCTGGCCCTCGCAAGTGGTGATGGCCGGCCTGCTGCCGGCGGGATTCGAGATCGAGGATCCCCGTCTCGAGGGTTCGGCGGATATCGACCGGTTTGACTGGTTCGATGACGTGGATGCGGCGCATGTCGCATTCCGCGACGACCGTTTTACGGCAGGCTTCACCCGTGATGCGCAAAGGCCGCGGGCGCGTGCGGCTGATATGTCCGACGCATCGGCAGCCAGCGCCGCAATGCCCCTCAGATCGCCGTCGTGA
- a CDS encoding UTRA domain-containing protein — protein MRSDETDPPSLPDLAPGHPRRSATTWQAIRDDVLARIRSRAWPPGELIPHEAELAAQYGCARSTVNRALREVAATGLIDRRRKAGTRVALNPLRRATLHIPVIRQEIEARGARYDYALISRNHVVAPLAVRSRMGLPPQARLLHVRALHLADGSPHAYEDRWVNPQAVPEILEVDLTQISANAWLVQNVPYTRGELTLGAASADADCAACLRCAPGAPIFTMERVTWIGDAPVTLVTQSHPPGYIITTAI, from the coding sequence ATGCGATCTGACGAAACCGATCCCCCTTCCCTGCCCGACCTCGCGCCGGGCCATCCGCGCCGGTCGGCCACCACCTGGCAGGCGATCCGCGACGATGTGCTCGCGCGCATCCGGTCGCGCGCCTGGCCGCCGGGCGAGCTGATCCCGCACGAGGCCGAACTCGCCGCCCAATACGGCTGCGCCCGCTCCACCGTGAACCGGGCCCTGCGCGAAGTGGCCGCGACCGGCCTGATCGACCGACGCCGCAAGGCCGGCACGCGCGTCGCGCTCAATCCGCTGCGCCGGGCGACCCTGCACATCCCCGTCATCCGCCAGGAGATCGAGGCACGCGGCGCGCGTTACGATTATGCCCTGATCAGCCGGAACCACGTCGTGGCGCCGCTGGCCGTGCGCAGCCGGATGGGCCTGCCGCCGCAGGCGAGGCTCCTGCATGTGCGCGCCCTGCATCTGGCCGACGGCAGCCCGCACGCCTACGAGGATCGCTGGGTCAATCCGCAAGCCGTGCCGGAGATCCTGGAGGTCGATCTCACGCAGATCAGCGCCAATGCCTGGCTCGTCCAGAACGTGCCCTATACGCGCGGCGAACTCACCCTCGGCGCAGCCTCGGCGGATGCGGATTGCGCCGCCTGCCTGCGCTGTGCACCGGGCGCGCCGATCTTCACCATGGAGCGCGTCACCTGGATCGGCGACGCGCCCGTCACCCTCGTCACCCAGTCCCACCCGCCCGGCTACATCATCACGACGGCGATCTGA
- the hutH gene encoding histidine ammonia-lyase — protein MLTLIPGETGLDMLERLWREGLPARLADTARPGIEAAAERVREAAEGGEAVYGVNTGFGKLASVKIAPGDTATLQRNLILSHCCGVGEPLDAATTRLMMALKLLSLGRGASGVRWEVIAAIEGMLARGVTPVVPVQGSVGASGDLAPLAHMSAVMIGEGEACFAGQRMHGADALAQAGLAPVTLGPKEGLALINGTQFSTALALANLFEGWRLAQASLVISCLSTDAIMGSTAPLEAEIHALRGQPGQIAVAHAMRDLMAGSAIRESHRDGDTRVQDPYCIRCQPQVLGAAVDLLRFAASTLEREANAVTDNPLVTAQGIVSGGNFHAEPVAFAADIIALALAEIGAIAQRRVALIVDPTLSFDLPPFLTPEPGLNSGLMIAEVTTAALMSENKHLANPCATDSTPTSANQEDHVSMSAHGARRLGRMVDNLAVILGIEALCAAQGIGFRAPLETSPRLRAVLADLREVSPALAGDRYLAPDIEAATRRVRDGALARACGLDFPL, from the coding sequence ATGCTGACGCTCATACCCGGTGAAACCGGGCTCGACATGCTGGAGCGCCTGTGGCGCGAGGGCCTGCCGGCACGGCTCGCGGATACGGCGCGCCCGGGTATCGAGGCTGCGGCGGAGAGGGTGCGCGAAGCCGCCGAGGGCGGTGAGGCGGTCTACGGGGTGAATACCGGATTCGGCAAGCTCGCCTCGGTGAAGATCGCCCCCGGCGATACCGCCACGCTGCAGCGCAATCTCATCCTCTCCCATTGCTGCGGCGTCGGCGAACCCCTAGACGCGGCGACCACCCGGCTGATGATGGCGTTGAAGCTGCTCAGCCTCGGGCGTGGCGCGTCCGGCGTGCGCTGGGAGGTGATCGCGGCGATCGAGGGCATGCTCGCGCGCGGCGTGACACCGGTCGTCCCGGTCCAGGGTTCGGTCGGCGCATCCGGCGATCTCGCGCCGCTCGCCCATATGAGCGCGGTGATGATCGGGGAGGGGGAGGCCTGCTTCGCCGGTCAGCGCATGCATGGCGCCGATGCGCTCGCGCAAGCGGGGCTCGCGCCGGTCACGCTCGGCCCCAAGGAGGGGCTGGCGCTGATCAACGGCACGCAATTCTCCACTGCGCTGGCGCTCGCCAATCTGTTCGAGGGCTGGCGGCTGGCGCAGGCAAGCCTGGTGATTTCGTGTCTCTCCACCGATGCGATCATGGGTTCGACCGCGCCGCTCGAGGCGGAGATCCATGCGCTGCGCGGTCAGCCTGGCCAGATCGCTGTGGCGCATGCCATGCGTGATCTGATGGCAGGCTCGGCCATTCGCGAGAGCCACCGCGACGGCGATACCCGGGTGCAGGACCCCTATTGCATCCGCTGCCAGCCGCAGGTGCTCGGTGCCGCGGTCGATCTCCTGCGCTTTGCGGCATCGACGCTGGAGCGCGAGGCGAATGCGGTCACCGACAATCCGCTGGTGACGGCGCAGGGAATCGTCTCCGGCGGGAATTTCCATGCCGAACCCGTCGCTTTCGCCGCCGACATCATCGCGCTCGCACTCGCCGAGATCGGTGCCATCGCGCAGCGCCGGGTGGCGCTGATCGTCGATCCGACGCTCAGCTTCGACCTGCCGCCCTTCCTGACGCCGGAGCCCGGGCTGAATTCCGGTCTGATGATCGCGGAAGTCACGACGGCGGCGCTGATGAGCGAGAACAAGCATCTGGCCAATCCCTGCGCCACCGATTCCACCCCCACCTCCGCCAACCAGGAGGATCACGTCTCGATGTCGGCGCATGGTGCCCGGCGTCTGGGCAGAATGGTCGATAATCTCGCCGTGATTCTCGGCATCGAGGCGCTGTGCGCGGCGCAGGGGATCGGTTTTCGCGCGCCGCTCGAAACCTCGCCCCGGCTGCGCGCCGTGCTTGCCGATCTGCGCGAAGTCAGCCCGGCCCTCGCCGGCGACCGTTATCTCGCCCCGGATATCGAGGCTGCCACGCGGCGCGTGCGTGACGGCGCCCTTGCGCGCGCTTGTGGGCTGGACTTCCCGCTATGA
- the hutI gene encoding imidazolonepropionase, translating to MTQQCLANAKLATLAGDGYGLVAAGAVVTEGERIVWAGPESALPPAHAHIPRRDMGGRLVTPAPIDCHTHLVFGGDRAREFALRLEGASYEEIARAGGGILSTVKATREADEATLLARALPRLDALITEGVTTLEVKSGYGLDLETELRMLRVARRLADERKVRIRTTHLCAHACPPQYAGRKDAFIDEICIPSLRAAHAEGLVDAVDGFCEGIAFDTEQIARVFDTARALGLPVKLHAEQLTHQGGTALAASYGALSADHVEYATEADARAMAESGTVAVILPGAFYTLHEKQLPPIAAFREHGVPMALSTDCNPGSSPLTSILLAMNMGCTLFRLTPAEALRGVTVNAARALGLDDCGRIAPGLRADLAVWDVDDPAELAWRIGFNPLHERIFGGVSC from the coding sequence GTGACGCAGCAATGTCTCGCCAATGCGAAACTCGCCACGCTCGCGGGCGATGGCTACGGTCTCGTCGCGGCGGGCGCCGTCGTCACCGAGGGTGAGCGGATCGTCTGGGCCGGACCCGAATCGGCGCTGCCCCCCGCCCATGCCCATATCCCGCGCCGGGATATGGGTGGACGGCTGGTCACGCCGGCCCCGATCGATTGCCACACCCATCTGGTCTTCGGTGGTGACCGGGCGCGCGAATTCGCCCTGCGGCTGGAAGGGGCGAGCTACGAGGAGATCGCGCGCGCCGGCGGCGGCATCCTCTCCACCGTGAAGGCGACGCGGGAAGCCGACGAAGCGACGCTGCTGGCGCGCGCCCTTCCCCGTCTCGACGCGCTGATCACTGAGGGCGTCACCACGCTCGAGGTGAAATCCGGCTACGGGCTCGATCTGGAGACCGAACTGCGCATGTTGCGCGTGGCGCGGCGTCTCGCGGACGAGCGCAAGGTGCGCATCCGCACGACGCATCTGTGCGCCCATGCCTGCCCGCCGCAATATGCGGGCCGCAAGGATGCCTTCATCGACGAGATCTGCATCCCATCGCTGCGCGCGGCCCATGCGGAGGGGCTGGTGGATGCTGTCGACGGATTCTGCGAGGGGATCGCCTTCGACACGGAGCAGATCGCGCGGGTCTTCGATACGGCGCGCGCGCTCGGCCTGCCGGTGAAGCTTCATGCCGAGCAGCTCACCCATCAGGGCGGCACGGCGCTCGCGGCAAGCTATGGCGCACTCTCGGCCGATCACGTGGAATACGCCACTGAGGCCGATGCCCGCGCCATGGCTGAATCGGGCACCGTCGCGGTGATCCTGCCGGGTGCGTTCTACACGCTGCACGAAAAGCAGTTGCCGCCAATCGCCGCCTTCCGCGAACACGGCGTGCCGATGGCGCTCTCGACCGATTGCAATCCAGGCTCCTCGCCGCTCACCTCCATCCTGCTCGCCATGAATATGGGCTGCACCCTGTTTCGCCTGACACCTGCCGAGGCCTTGCGCGGGGTGACGGTGAATGCCGCGCGCGCTCTCGGGCTCGATGATTGCGGGCGCATCGCACCGGGTTTGCGCGCCGATCTCGCGGTCTGGGACGTGGATGATCCGGCGGAGCTCGCCTGGCGGATCGGCTTCAACCCGCTGCATGAGCGGATCTTCGGGGGCGTGTCATGCTGA
- a CDS encoding TRAP transporter substrate-binding protein — protein MERRTFLKTAVTGAAGAAAASTLAAPAIAQDVIRWRMVSAWPRNLPGPGVAAQMLADRIVTLSGGRIEIEFFPAGEVVPGPGVFDAVGEGTADIYHAVPAYWGSKSQGILLFGSQPLGLNAIEQHGWMLHGGGQALYDEMYGRFNLKPFLCGNSGPQWAGWFRNEINSLDDLRGLRYRTTGLNSVVMSRLGVAVEAMSGPAMFQALQSGALDAGEFIGPWTDSTLGFQQVADYYYDNGVGEPSSAEECAVNLDSWNSLPDDLKQAVGFAAESLYNPVLTEYNTNHARALRELVAGGTQVMSWPEEIIVAMGNTMGEVLDEMLEDEDELVRRITESFLDYRNLMVDYMAHSEAAQLAARNLDFTYGGSGR, from the coding sequence ATGGAAAGACGGACTTTTCTCAAGACGGCCGTGACCGGCGCTGCCGGCGCTGCCGCCGCATCGACCCTTGCCGCCCCGGCCATCGCCCAGGACGTCATTCGCTGGCGCATGGTCTCGGCCTGGCCGCGCAACCTGCCCGGACCGGGCGTCGCGGCGCAGATGCTGGCCGACCGCATCGTCACGCTCTCGGGCGGGCGGATCGAGATCGAATTCTTCCCGGCCGGCGAAGTCGTGCCCGGGCCCGGCGTGTTCGACGCGGTGGGTGAAGGCACCGCCGATATCTACCATGCGGTGCCGGCCTACTGGGGCTCGAAATCACAGGGTATCCTGCTCTTCGGCAGCCAGCCGCTGGGGCTGAACGCGATCGAGCAGCATGGCTGGATGCTGCATGGCGGCGGGCAGGCGCTCTATGACGAGATGTATGGCCGCTTCAATCTCAAGCCCTTCCTGTGCGGCAATTCCGGTCCGCAATGGGCCGGCTGGTTCCGCAACGAGATCAACAGCCTCGATGATCTGCGCGGCCTGCGCTACCGCACAACGGGACTCAATTCGGTGGTGATGTCGCGGCTCGGCGTCGCGGTCGAGGCGATGTCCGGTCCGGCCATGTTCCAGGCCCTGCAATCGGGCGCGCTGGATGCGGGCGAGTTCATCGGCCCCTGGACCGATTCGACGCTGGGCTTCCAGCAGGTCGCCGATTACTATTACGACAACGGCGTCGGCGAGCCTTCCTCTGCGGAGGAATGCGCGGTCAATCTCGACAGCTGGAACAGCCTGCCCGACGATCTCAAGCAGGCCGTCGGATTCGCCGCCGAGAGCCTCTACAATCCGGTCCTGACCGAATACAACACCAACCATGCCCGCGCCCTGCGCGAGCTCGTGGCCGGTGGTACGCAGGTGATGTCGTGGCCGGAGGAGATCATCGTCGCCATGGGCAACACAATGGGTGAGGTTCTCGACGAGATGCTCGAAGACGAGGACGAACTGGTGCGTCGCATCACCGAGAGCTTCCTCGACTATCGCAATCTGATGGTCGATTACATGGCCCATTCCGAGGCCGCGCAGCTGGCTGCGCGTAACCTCGACTTCACCTATGGCGGTTCGGGCCGCTGA